In a single window of the Salvelinus namaycush isolate Seneca chromosome 6, SaNama_1.0, whole genome shotgun sequence genome:
- the LOC120049385 gene encoding muscarinic acetylcholine receptor M2-like — MEMFNFTNFTYWNASEGTDAGPVIEPESPYKTVEVVFIVLVAGSLSLVTVIGNILVMLSIKVNRNLQTVNNYFLFSLACADLIIGLCSMNLYTVYIVIGYWPLGPVVCDLWLALDYVVSNASVMNLLIISFDRYFCVTKPLSYPVKRTTKMAGMMIAAAWVLSFILWAPAILFWQFIVGGRTVPERECYIQFFSNAAVTFGTAIAAFYLPVIIMVILYIQISIASKSRVKKETRKPSGPNPEALSHEQARCSNTAKPINNNVTAEDTEQGRIEATDDVANQHDGKLQNGKGPSTTGGEGEMEGVDRGRENCAHGEEKESSNDSTSGSAAASNHKEEEAVPSRANCNAELVQQPTRHRAKAGGSKLTCIKIKTKSPKGDCYTPSNATVEIVHATEKQNHVARKIVKMTKQPPKKKKARPSREKKVTRTIMAILVAFVATWTPYNVMVLINTFCSSCIPSTVWTIGYWLCYINSTINPACYALCNATFKKTFKHLLLCQYKNIRSAR; from the coding sequence ATGGAGATGTTCAATTTCACCAACTTCACCTACTGGAATGCCTCAGAAGGCACTGACGCAGGGCCTGTCATTGAACCCGAAAGCCCATACAAGACTGTGGAGGTGGTGTTCATCGTATTGGTGGCTGGGTCCCTCAGCCTGGTCACCGTTATTGGAAATATCCTGGTCATGCTTTCCATTAAGGTCAATAGGAACCTACAGACGGTCAACAACTACTTTTTATTCAGCCTTGCATGTGCTGACCTAATCATCGGGCTGTGTTCCATGAATCTGTACACAGTATACATAGTGATTGGCTACTGGCCCTTAGGGCCTGTGGTGTGTGATCTGTGGCTAGCATTGGACTATGTAGTGAGTAACGCATCTGTCATGAACCTACTCATCATCAGTTTTGACAGATACTTCTGTGTCACAAAGCCTCTCAGCTACCCTGTCAAAAGGACCACCAAGATGGCAGGGATGATGATTGCTGCTGCCTGGGTCCTGTCCTTCATTCTGTGGGCCCCGGCCATCCTATTCTGGCAGTTCATCGTGGGCGGGCGGACAGTGCCTGAGAGGGAGTGTTACATTCAGTTCTTCTCTAATGCAGCAGTCACCTTCGGCACGGCCATCGCAGCCTTCTACCTGCCCGTTATCATCATGGTCATTCTCTACATACAGATCTCTATAGCCAGTAAAAGCCGGGTGAAGAAAGAGACCAGGAAGCCGTCAGGGCCCAACCCAGAGGCCCTGTCCCACGAGCAGGCAAGGTGCAGTAATACTGCCAAGCCCATCAACAACAACGTGACAGCAGAGGACACAGAGCAGGGCAGGATCGAAGCCACAGATGACGTGGCCAACCAGCACGACGGTAAACTGCAGAACGGCAAGGGCCCGTCCACCAcgggtggagagggggagatggagggtgTAGACAGGGGTAGGGAGAACTGTGCCCacggagaggagaaagagagctcCAACGACTCGACATCTGGCAGTGCAGCTGCGTCCAACCACAAAGAAGAAGAAGCGGTGCCATCCAGAGCAAACTGCAACGCCGAGCTCGTTCAGCAGCCAACCCGCCACCGGGCCAAGGCAGGCGGGTCCAAACTCACCTGCATCAAGATTAAGACCAAGTCTCCCAAGGGGGACTGCTACACGCCCTCCAACGCCACGGTGGAGATTGTCCACGCCACGGAGAAGCAGAACCACGTGGCGCGGAAAATCGTGAAGATGACCAAGCAGCCACCCAAGAAGAAGAAAGCGCGACCGTCTCGGGAGAAGAAGGTGACCCGTACCATCATGGCCATCCTGGTGGCCTTTGTGGCGACCTGGACACCTTACAATGTCATGGTGCTCATCAACACCTTCTGCTCCAGCTGCATCCCCAGCACGGTCTGGACTATCGGCTACTGGCTGTGCTACATCAACAGCACCATCAACCCCGCCTGCTATGCCCTCTGCAATGCCACTTTCAAAAAGACATTCAAACATCTCCTCCTCTGCCAGTACAAAAACATTAGGTCAGCTAGATGA
- the LOC120049386 gene encoding pleiotrophin-A-like produces MSGQQQWTLLAVMALLVLTVTAGEGGKAEKQGKKERKSDCGEWQWSVCVANEGDCGLGTREGTRTGTDCKQTIKTQRCKIPCNWKKQFGGECKYDFQAWGECDLVTGKKNRTGVLKRALMDATCPNTVSATKPCGKIPKTKLQDAKKPKRDGKKRERTPMD; encoded by the exons ATGTCAGGGCAGCAGCAATGGACGCTTCTGGCCGTCATGGCCCTCCTGGTCCTCACAGTGACAGCAGGCGAGGGGGGGAAAGCTGAGAAACAAG GGAAGAAGGAGCGTAAGTCGGACTGTGGGGAGTGGCAGTGGAGTGTGTGCGTGGCCAACGAGGGTGACTGCGGCCTGGGCACCAGGGAGGGCACACGCACTGGCACCGACTGCAAGCAAACCATCAAGACCCAGCGCTGCAAGATCCCCTGTAACTGGAAGAAGCAGTTTGGAG GTGAATGCAAGTATGACTTCCAGGCCTGGGGAGAGTGTGACTTGGTGACGGGAAAGAAGAACCGGACTGGGGTGCTGAAACGCGCTCTCATGGATGCCACCTGTCCTAACACAGTGAGCGCCACCAAGCCCTGCGGCAAGATCCCCAAGACCAAGCTGCAAG ATGCCAAGAAGCCGAAGCGGGATGGGAAGAAGAGGGAGCGCACTCCGATGGACTAG